Proteins encoded within one genomic window of Prauserella marina:
- a CDS encoding SPW repeat domain-containing protein, translated as MLSRAERTPVPVNHYWNGPATEGRMTSGLPSSLMFLCAVWLGFAPFALDYGFAGFSSAVDVNDVVVALIVGAIALARMVAPDDLPWLSLVNAALGAWLVVGAFALDHTGARQPGAALANDVVIGAALLVLGVAGALLTYRQRAKARSVG; from the coding sequence ATGTTGAGTCGCGCAGAACGAACACCGGTTCCCGTCAACCACTACTGGAACGGCCCCGCGACCGAAGGGCGAATGACGTCCGGTCTTCCGAGTTCGCTCATGTTCTTGTGTGCGGTATGGCTGGGGTTCGCGCCGTTCGCGCTGGACTACGGATTCGCGGGGTTCTCGTCGGCCGTCGACGTCAACGACGTCGTGGTCGCACTGATCGTCGGAGCTATCGCGCTGGCGAGGATGGTCGCGCCCGACGATCTGCCGTGGCTCAGTCTCGTCAACGCGGCGCTCGGCGCCTGGCTCGTCGTCGGCGCCTTCGCGCTCGACCACACCGGAGCACGCCAGCCGGGGGCCGCATTAGCCAATGACGTCGTCATCGGTGCGGCCCTGCTGGTGCTCGGTGTGGCCGGCGCCTTGCTGACCTACCGGCAGCGCGCGAAAGCTCGCTCAGTCGGCTGA